From the genome of Triticum aestivum cultivar Chinese Spring chromosome 3B, IWGSC CS RefSeq v2.1, whole genome shotgun sequence, one region includes:
- the LOC123068316 gene encoding actin-interacting protein 1-2 — protein sequence MAQLQETYACSPATERGRGILLAGDAKTETIAYCSGRSVIFRRLDAPLDAWAYTEHAYPTTVARFSPNGEWVASADASGCVRVWGRNGDRALKAEFRPISGRVDDLRWSPDGMRIVVSGDGKGKSLVRAFMWDSGSTVGEFDGHSKRVLSCDFKPTRPFRIVTCGEDFLANYYEGPPFKFKHSIRDHTNFVNCIRYSPDGTKFITVSSDKKGLIYDGKTGDKIGELSSEGSHTGSIYAVSWSPDSKQVLTVSADKTAKVWDISEDGSGTLNRTLVCTGIGGVDDMLVGCLWQNDNLVTVSLGGTFNVFSASNPDKDPVSFAGHLKTASALALFPQSNPRTMLSTSYDGVILKWIQGVGYGGRLIRKNNTQIKCFVATEEELITSGYDNKVFRIPVNGDQCGDAESADVGGQPNALNIALQQPEFALVTTDSAIVLLNKSNVTSTTKVSYTITSSAVSPDGTEAIVGAQDGKLRIYSISGDTVTEEAVLEKHRGPITTIHYSPDVSMFCSADSNREAVAWDRATREVKVKNMLFHTARVNCLAWSPDSRFVATGSLDTCAIIYDVDKPAASRTTIKGAHLGGVHGISFADNDTLVTAGEDACIRVWKLTHQ from the exons ATGGCGCAGCTGCAGGAGACGTACGCGTGCTCGCCGGCGACGGAGCGCGGCCGCGGGATCCTGCTGGCGGGGGACGCCAAGACGGAGACCATCGCCTACTGCTCCGGCCGCAGCGTCATCTTCCGCCGCCTCGACGCGCCGCTCGACGCCTGGGCCTACACGGAGCACGCCTACCCGACCACCGTCGCCCGCTTCTCCCCCAACGGCGAGTGGGTCGCCTCCGCCGACGCCTCGGGATGCGTCCGCGTCTGGGGCCGCAACGGCGACCGCGCCCTCAAGGCCGAGTTCCGCCCCATCTCCGGCCGCGTCGACGACCTGCGGTGGTCCCCCGACGGCATGCGCATCGTCGTCTCCGGGGACGGCAAGGGCAAGTCCCTCGTCCGCGCCTTCAT GTGGGACTCTGGCAGCACTGTCGGTGAATTTGATGGGCACTCAAAGAGAGTTTTGAGTTGCGATTTCAAGCCAACCCGGCCATTCCGCATTGTGACATGTGGTGAAGATTTTCTGGCAAACTACTATGAAGGACCACCATTCAAATTCAAACATTCCATAAG GGATCACACTAACTTTGTTAACTGTATCCGGTATTCACCTGATGGAACCAAGTTTATCACTGTGAGTTCAGATAAGAAGGGTTTAATATATGATGGCAAAACTGGAGATAAGATTGGAGAGCTATCCAGTGAAGGCAGTCACACTGGGAGCATATATGCTGTTAGCTGGAGTCCTGACAGTAAACAA GTTCTAACAGTTTCTGCTGATAAAACTGCGAAAGTATGGGATATCAGTGAGGATGGAAGTGGAACGTTGAACAGAACTTTGGTTTGTACTGGTATTGGTGGTGTCGATGACATGCTTGTGGGTTGCCTCTGGCAGAATGATAATCTTGTCACAGTCTCTCTTGGTGGGACATTTAATGTCTTCTCCGCAAGCAATCCGGACAAAGATCCAGTATCATTTGCAGGACATTTGAAGACTGCTAGTGCCCTGGCACTTTTTCCTCAAAGTAACCCAAGAACTATGCTATCTACAAGCTATGACGGGGTTATCTTAAAATGGATACAGGGTGTTGGATATGGTGGCAGGTTGATTCGTAAGAACAACACCCAGATCAAATGCTTTGTTGCCACAGAAGAGGAGCTGATCACTTCAGGCTATGATAACAAG GTCTTCAGAATTCCTGTTAATGGAGATCAGTGTGGAGATGCTGAGTCAGCTGATGTAGGGGGTCAGCCAAATGCTTTAAACATTGCACTTCAGCAACCTGAATTTGCACTGGTTACCACAGATTCTGCGATCGTATTGCTGAACAAGTCAAACGTCACTTCCACAACAAAAGTTAGTTACACTATCACTTCGTCTGCTGTCTCTCCTGATGGCACTGAAGCTATCGTTGGTGCTCAAGACGGGAAACTGCGGATCTATTCCATCAGTGGGGATACTGTTACAGAAGAAGCGGTACTTGAAAAACACCGGGGTCCTATTACTACCATACATTATTCGCCGGATGTTTCCATGTTTTGTTCTGCTGATTCCAACAGGGAAGCTGTTGCATGGGATCGGGCAACTAGAGAG GTGAAAGTGAAGAACATGCTGTTCCACACGGCTCGGGTAAACTGCCTGGCGTGGTCACCCGACAGCCGTTTCGTGGCCACGGGGTCGCTGGACACCTGCGCGATCATCTACGACGTAGACAAGCCAGCGGCCAGCCGCACCACCATCAAGGGAGCGCACCTCGGCGGGGTCCACGGGATCTCCTTCGCCGACAACGACACCCTGGTGACCGCCGGCGAGGACGCATGCATCCGCGTCTGGAAACTGACGCACCAGTAG